In Ooceraea biroi isolate clonal line C1 chromosome 6, Obir_v5.4, whole genome shotgun sequence, the genomic stretch taatgaaggaAAGACAAGTGCCGTATAAGTGACAGGTTAATAAAGAGtgtagcaataataataaatcaatatataattaattttgtgttCAATACACATAGTGTAAAAGAAGAGAATAGAATAGAATTAATACATATCATTGTAGTTGCATTTTAGCAGCGTGtggttttttttataaagaaggTTAGATTTAAGTTGGGTGAATTTTGACAAGGTCGGAGCAGAAAAAGTTTTTAGAAATttagaaagaattttataaaatatctgtttCATTAGTATTAGAAGAGTTTTTTCGAAATGTATCTTATTGTTTCTACAATGttggaaaaaatgaaaatctacAAATAACATGTCATGGTCAATTCTCTTGACCTTGAACTGTTATCTGGATCAATAAACCTCATTACTGGACTAtactgataaaatttttattgctaGAAAGGCACAACGTTTCCACCTATATTCAGATCCTCTTCAAGTGCAAATATACAGTTACTttctaaaattacaaataatacatAACTTCGAGTAGTTGAGTAATGAGGTTTATTGATTGTCTTTCTTGGCGATACAAAggaatttttgatattatctGGATATTTTTAACCTAATTATATGATATGTCCAATTCCTCTACctagttaataaattttattttaattatgattagttttttaaaacCATTCTATTTTCAGATTACTTTAGCTGTTTCTTgccattatattttcttttcttccaaAAATGGCCTCAGTTGATGATGATATGATCGTAGACCAAACTTGGTCAGACAGATTACTTGCAAAAGGACGAAAATCGCCATTTCTTGTGGCAAGTACGTATACTGTATGCTACAATTATGTATATCATGTTTATTATCGATAcctaacatatatatttcttttcacatAGGTGTAATAACTTTGGCAGGCATTTGTGGCTACGGTGCTTATTCTTACAAAACCAGGAAGATATCTACGCAAATGTATCTATTACAACTTCGAGTTATTGCACAAGGATCTGCGGTAGCTTGTTTGACGGGAGGCATGCTGTATCACATGGTACGGAAATTTTACCTACATGAAAAAGATGAACCTTGATGCTACACATTACATTCATAGTTTGTGTTGCTTTAGAACAAATGATATATGTTGTACAAATATAGGATAAAATACAGTAATCTAACATGTGAATGATAAAacatgtaatatgtataatttatcacaagttattttataatttcaaaattactagGTTGTATTCAAAATTTGCTTTCTAGTAATAAACAATGCCAAAGTATATTAGTTAATGCTCCTTCCATGCAgggtatttttattgtaatgccgatatatttttgttatgcataaatatttttgtaatgtacaaatatacattataatataatttttataatgtataaagaTTCAATAGAAACAATATAATCAGTActaaagattatttattaaaaaaaataaaaactgaaaatttatttgttgaaGATGCTAATCTTCATTTGATAAGTAATTTGTGTTGTATAGTTCCACGtgtgtatattaaattatgtataataaaattaattaaaaaaatctcaTATTGCTCTATTTACTTTATCGGAActggtattattattatattactgtacttattatattacaatattactgTGACTTATATTACTGTATTATACAGGTGCAGGTCTTGccaattttgcaatgtttctttattaaatgaaaCAGTCGATACAGAATGAATCAAAGTAAGTATTTTCCATTGTGTTCTACGACTTTTTCCCAT encodes the following:
- the LOC105276939 gene encoding uncharacterized protein LOC105276939, coding for MASVDDDMIVDQTWSDRLLAKGRKSPFLVASVITLAGICGYGAYSYKTRKISTQMYLLQLRVIAQGSAVACLTGGMLYHMVRKFYLHEKDEP